The Phalacrocorax carbo chromosome 2, bPhaCar2.1, whole genome shotgun sequence region GCCAGCCACGTCCAAATGTGACAGGGAGCGCTACAGTTTTATCCTCTCACTACACGCCTAACACAAGAAGGTATATTAGGCTTGCTTTACAGCCATTAATACTACAACACTGTATATAGGCAAAGAAGTGCAACTCGTTAGAAGGGTGTGGGGGAGAAGCCTCTAAAACTTTGATATGGAGACCCACAGAAACTGTGTTCAGAAGCATCACTGTTTTGACCACCCCTCAGAATTAACTTCTCTGGAAAAGGAAGGATCTCACAATTCATCTCCAAAAGGTCTTACCAACTAGCCGCTATTAAAAGTACCTTCTCCCTCTTAAAATAGAAAGCTGCCACCCTGAAGCTGAATGCAGTCCTTGAGGGTGACATGGAAAAAGGAAGGATGATACGATGCTTTCTGCCATGCTTTGAAAAATCACTGATGATCTTCACGTTACCGCCTAaagaggacaaggggaaacACTGTGATTTATCCTGGAGAGAGTAATTCTGctcctttatttatttgtttactttCAAGAAGTTGAAGAACGTGGAAAGACATTATGAATCTAAGTTAAGTTTCTAAGAACACACAAATACcacagagagcagagcagaggtggcAACTTATTTACAGCCTTCAcaaatacagtttctttttctccatcctGAGAGTGGCTCAAGCTGCCAGGACCCTGAAATGGATTTCATACTCCCCTCAACATATTCAGCTCGAAAATCCCAGGTATATTCAGAAATGGGTTTTGAACCAGCCCTGTACCTAACAGCCACTTGCAAGCAAATTCTTACAGCCTGTTGGCAGATCTCAGCCACAATAATATACTAAAGGGAAAAAGGCAAGCTAAGCAACCAGGGAATTGGCCTCAACTCCAAAACTTTTCAGTGCACTGCACCAAGTTGCATTTTCAGTGATAACGACCTTGCACGGTGGTGCTAAAAAGGCCCTTCTCTAAAAGGTTTTCCCTAAGCATAAAGCTTTTCAAGTCCGATGTTTAGGTATCACTGTAATTCAGACTGCAAACCATGCTCTTACTAAAAAGAGGGCCCACAGTCAttttgaggaaaacaaacattaCGCAACCTTGGCAGCACAGTTTAAacagcaagaaaggaaaagagaaatgccTGTTAGGAAAAAGGTATCATCACACACTGATTCCTAGGAACAGAAGTCAGCCCACAAAACCCTGCTTGATGCCTGCACGGTACAAGTTCCACAGTTAACAGTTAAATAAGGAAGCAAATGTAAAATGCTGGAAATTCTCATAAAATCCACATCACCGCCCAGGTAGCATCCTTTCAAATAGCATATTTTACTGTAAATACCAAAGGAATTAATAAAGATCAGCAccctcatttaaaaatgttacagtACCATAGAGCAAGAAAGGTCATGTTTAAGGAGAATATTTTATAGCACTGCAGAAGCAGTattaacacagaaatgaaaaggggagggggagacccAGAAGGACCTCTGAGAAAGCCACTGAAGAACACAACGCCCCTTTAAATGACAGACGGACCCACAAGACGACTTTCAGCTTCAGCCCTTACCATGAACTCCTCTAGGGTCTGGTAGGTTTTCCCTCGAAACTCGCAGTAGTTCTTCCTCTCCTTGCACTGCGGGCAGCACTGCGTGGTGTCCACATGGACGCACCGAGGGTGGAGCCTGGGGCACTCGGGCTGTATGCACAGCGGGCCCTCTTCGGTgcacaggcaggggcaggcagaggggccCGGCGCAAACTTCTCCCCGATGGCATAGACGAAGCCGCTCTCGTCCACGCAGCCTTTCCCACGGTAGTCTGGATAGGCGTACTCCTCCGGAGGCTCGGGACTGACGCTCGCAACAGCTTCTGGGAGAGGCAAATCTTCAGCCACCTGAGGTTCCTCGGGAGCGGCATCCCTTTGCTCTTGCATTTGAATGCTCCCGGATTTACTGCTCGTCCCCTGGCTGTTCCAAGCCTGCTTTTGCTTAGTCCAAGACTCCTTGTTCGAGTAGTTCCTGTTTCCTTTGCTCTTCCAATCCCTGCTACCCTCCTCCCTCCCGCTCCTGCCGATCTCATTCATTTTCCCTGGGCCTGTCTGGCTCTCCCTTGTAGATGTGTGATCCCTCTTTTCCTGGCTCGCCTTTATCTCCTGTTTGTCTTGAGCCTTGGCCAGTTTTTGTACAGGTATGGTGGAGCTACAGAGGGCAACCATGAGGCAGCAGGTTACGAGAAGAGAACTAGAGAGAGCTCCAATTGCCATTGCAGTAGAGCTGGGCATCACCTACTGCATCCCACAGGGGACACTGCATTCACACCGGAGGGAAGCACTTCACAGATCCACGGTCCCTAGAAAGAGAAGGATTAGGAACACTTCAGCTTCTGCacctcttccccccccaccccgtctcACCGATGCAACATCTCAAACAATATGCAACCTGTCTCGGTAGTTTATGCAAAAGGCAAACAACAGCCTGGTGctgcatccctcctcctcctcccccgctCTGCCAAGTCTTATAAATAGCAGGGCTCTGGACATGGACTGGGTGTCTTCAGCTCTGTGCGAGCACCACACAGAACTCTGGGGAGTTAGGATTTGCAAAAGCAGGGgcgtgcaaaaaccagaacatttgggggttgtttttccTCTCGAATACCAACACGTGAAAGAGGATGGATGCACGCTGAATTAAATGGagctccccaaaacacagcagagccCGGAACAGAAATCACCCAATTGATTCCTACTTGCTGACTACAAGCACGATGATTTTCATTAACCTGTTATTCAGACTGAAGCATGCTGttgttcggggtttttttttggttttggtttttgttgggttttttggttttttttttttaactacccACCAGTGAGCACACTTCTGTTAAAGACAACTAAAACCACGCACGTTAAAGCGAGCAGAGCCAAACTACCTCTCTTCGGAACTACCTAAACAAGCACGCAGCACCTCTTCCTCCCCGTATTTTAAAGGCAAAGCAGAGCCCTTAAGAGTTTCCGCCGCAAAGGCTCGCTTAACCCCCATCCTCCAGGAGTTCAGCAACGCTCCCGGCTCCTCTCCTTAACACACTGCACACTAAAtcggaaaaaaaacccagcccagcATACGTACACCGCTCCGGCCACGACGAGCAAAGGCGCTCCAGGCTCCCGGCACGGCCCCACCTCCGAGGTACCGCTCCTCAAAGCCATTTAAAagcctcccctctcctccctgcccgccTCCCCCGGCCCTCACCGGCGGCGGCACCACCGGcaccgccaccgccaccacGGCGGGGCAGTGCGCTCCGCCCGCcgcgggggagcgggggcacCGCCACGCCTGCCCAAACTTTCCAGcgggccgggcagcgccgcccGACCCCCTCCATGtgcggtggggtggggggagagcaggggccagccccttccccagcccagcaggtaccccctcccgccgctccccctccccgccccgccgtggCCCGGCCCGTCGCCTCCCTACCTGCGCCGGAGCCGGGCTCAGCCCCGCCGGCGGCTCGGGGCGGCGAGcctcgccccccgcccggctcccatggcggggctgcggccggcCGGCGTCGGCTCGTTGCTGCTGcccacccgccgccgccgccgccgccgccgcggacctgcagaggctggcagcgcggcgcggcgcggcggccaGCCGatccggccccgccgccccgggggcggGCTCCGCCGCGGCCCCCGTTTCCCTCACATGGCGGCCCTGCGCCCCCGtccccgggggcggcggcaACGCGGCAGGACGGGggcgccccccccaccccccgcctccctcggccgccgggccgggcgcaGGGCGCGGTGCGGGGAGGGGACTcggcggggggcggcagcgCCTGGCGCGGCCACGCAgcgcccctgcccgccccttccccgtgggaggggggggacacaaACCCACTCGTCCCGCAGGGCTCCGCGGCGGGACCGCTCCGGGCctcgcggcggcggcggcgggaacgcggggggggggtggggcgaGGAGCGGCTGTCGGGAGGGCACGCAGGGCAACGCGGGCTCGTTTGGGGTCAGCCCCGCACGCCGCGGGCTGAAACTTTTGCCGGTGTTACGGGCGTCAGCTCGGGACGCGAGCTTCGCGCTCGGCCCGCGCAGAGCCCCGATGCGGCGGGGATGGGCGCGCTCCCCGCTGTGCCGGACCCGCGGCCCAGGCTGCCTCCGCCGGGGGCGGGGTGGTAGGTGCCTGGCTGGCCCAGATGGACACCCACCTGCCGAGCCCAGCCCTGGGCGCCGGCGGGGGCGGTTAAGCCGCGCTTAAGCGGGGCAGCGCAGGCTGTGCTCCTCTCTGCGCACAGTGCAGCCTTAGATGACTCTGCTGTCGCTCCCTCCTGCGAGCCCTTTCGAACAAAGAAGTGGTACGTGACTTAATAGTTGAGATATTTACTTGTGCTTTTGAGTGGCCAGTGAACGCTTTTGCACTTAAACATAATTGTGTTTTCCTCCTTAATACTTTTTGATGCAGAAAAAGGGACAGAACGGTCTATTATAAAGCTGATGGCCAAAATACAGATAGTCACGCTGTTGGGACAGAAACGCAAAAGAAAAGCTAGAGGTGCTCCAAAACAAGAACTTGGAACCCAAAAGGTTATTTATTtaggaatttatttctttttaagctgcATTAGATGACATACCAGTATAATCATCTTCTGTGAGTTTTGCTTTACAGATGTTCTAGAGCAGTCCCAGCTGCACTAGCCCTCCTACTGCAGTAGCTCTTCAGCAGCCTTCTGTGCCCCACTTGTGGCTAGGGCTGGATTTCCCAAAGTACTTGGTACTATAATGGAAATTTTTAGGCTAGGTAAAATTTTcagggtttggattttttttttttttcgttaaAATGGTAGTGCTGCAATACTCAGGAGAGCAATGAAAACCTCCTGGATAGTAATGTTTTACTGTTAAGTGCCTTCACAAGTGCCTGTTATTTGTGAAAACCCAGACACTTAAACTCCTCCACAGGAGGATGCAGGTGCTAAACTCTTTTGGCTGCTGGATTCTCACTATAAACATCTATGAGTCCTGCCTggtttacaaaattatttctattgaCACCATCTCTCATCTCTCAGTCAGATAATCACCAGCTAAATAATGGTTTCATCTgaggttttaaaatacaagacTAAAGTTATGAAggatgcaaagaaataaaatgtttccataGGTTGCACTAGTCACATGAAATTCCAAATTCCTATGGGGTTTCTAGATGAAGTCTTACAGAGTTAAGCTAGACCTTTCTCATTACCTGCCTAATAATCATTAAGAACTATTTGCCTTCAAATTACCGTCTCATCACCTCTGATTAAAGAACTGAATCTTTGCCTTTTCTAGAAACAGGACTTTTATGCCTTATATAGCTTAAACCCTGCGGTGGGGTGAGCAACCAGTACACCACATCACTAATTCTAGAAGAACAACTTGAATGACCATCCTTAGTGTGTGTTCACAAGCCCATAAGCTTTGCTGTCAAGCAGCAGCTAGTTGTGGCTAGAGCAAGACAGAAGGAAACAGGGGACTTGGGAAGGCAACACTACATCTGTgataaagaagagagagaagctAATTTGTGGTTCTGACATTTTCACGTGTTACCAGGTGAAACTTTGGTACAAAATCTGAGATCTTCAGCATCCAGGACTCACTTTGGAGGAgctctgcctctcccagacgTAGTTACGTAGCACATGGATC contains the following coding sequences:
- the VWC2 gene encoding brorin; the encoded protein is MPSSTAMAIGALSSSLLVTCCLMVALCSSTIPVQKLAKAQDKQEIKASQEKRDHTSTRESQTGPGKMNEIGRSGREEGSRDWKSKGNRNYSNKESWTKQKQAWNSQGTSSKSGSIQMQEQRDAAPEEPQVAEDLPLPEAVASVSPEPPEEYAYPDYRGKGCVDESGFVYAIGEKFAPGPSACPCLCTEEGPLCIQPECPRLHPRCVHVDTTQCCPQCKERKNYCEFRGKTYQTLEEFMVSPCERCRCEANGEVLCTVSACPQTECVDPVYEPDQCCPICKNGPNCFAETIVIPAGREVKTDECTICHCTYEEGTWRIERQAMCTRHECKQI